The following proteins are encoded in a genomic region of Bosea beijingensis:
- a CDS encoding lysophospholipid acyltransferase family protein: MLVLRSLTFNVLFYANLVLWLIFAVLPAMLLPRRMLLAVAIGWSHSSLWLMRVVAGTRCEITGIENIPQGGLMVGAKHQSFLETFALVTVFRNPVFILKRELTWIPVFGWALTKLRMIPVNRGARARALSDVTRRAKVELGQNGRQLLIFPEGTRRPAGAPPAYKFGVAHLYGELGVPCVPVALNSGLYWPRRKFLRRPGTVRIEILPAIEPGLDKVSFQNLLQERIETASDRLLAQGRAELAARGMDPLAGS; the protein is encoded by the coding sequence ATGCTCGTCCTGCGCTCGCTCACCTTCAACGTCCTGTTCTATGCAAATCTCGTCCTCTGGCTGATCTTCGCCGTCCTGCCCGCGATGCTTCTGCCCCGGCGAATGCTGCTGGCGGTTGCGATCGGCTGGTCGCATTCCTCGCTCTGGCTGATGCGCGTCGTCGCCGGCACGCGCTGCGAGATCACCGGCATCGAGAACATCCCGCAGGGCGGCCTGATGGTCGGCGCCAAGCATCAGTCCTTCCTGGAGACCTTCGCGCTGGTCACGGTCTTCCGGAACCCGGTCTTCATCCTGAAGCGTGAGTTGACCTGGATCCCGGTCTTCGGCTGGGCCCTGACCAAGCTGCGGATGATCCCGGTCAATCGCGGCGCCCGGGCCCGCGCGCTTTCCGACGTGACCCGCCGCGCCAAGGTCGAGCTCGGCCAGAACGGCCGCCAGCTCCTGATCTTCCCGGAAGGCACCCGCCGCCCTGCGGGCGCGCCGCCCGCCTACAAGTTCGGCGTCGCCCATCTCTATGGCGAACTCGGCGTTCCCTGCGTGCCGGTCGCGCTGAATTCCGGACTCTACTGGCCGCGCCGCAAGTTCCTGCGCCGCCCCGGCACCGTCCGGATCGAGATCCTGCCGGCGATCGAGCCGGGGCTCGACAAGGTCTCGTTCCAGAACCTTCTGCAGGAGCGCATCGAGACTGCGAGCGACCGGCTCCTGGCGCAGGGCCGCGCCGAACTCGCCGCGCGTGGAATGGACCCGCTCGCCGGCTCCTGA
- the ftsE gene encoding cell division ATP-binding protein FtsE — translation MGPEVLKDINFSIEPRSFQYLTGPSGAGKTTLMRLILMALKPTRGLVNLFGQDVSRLDSDTLTAFRRRMGVVFQDFRLLDHLTVYENVALPLRVLGKEEASYRAEVVELLRWVGLGERMHAVPPVLSGGEKQRAAIARALISRPELLLADEPTGNVDPGLGRRLLRLFMELQSLGTAVVIATHDLNLMDIYDAPRLVLADGHLHVDA, via the coding sequence ATGGGCCCGGAGGTGCTGAAGGACATCAACTTCAGCATCGAGCCGCGCTCGTTCCAGTATCTGACCGGCCCCTCCGGCGCCGGCAAGACGACGCTGATGCGCCTGATCCTGATGGCGCTGAAGCCGACGCGCGGACTGGTCAACCTGTTCGGCCAGGATGTCTCGCGGCTCGACTCGGACACGCTCACCGCCTTCCGCCGCCGCATGGGCGTCGTCTTCCAGGATTTCCGCCTGCTCGACCATCTCACGGTCTACGAGAATGTCGCACTGCCATTGCGCGTCCTCGGCAAGGAGGAGGCGAGCTATCGCGCCGAGGTCGTCGAGTTGCTGCGCTGGGTCGGGCTCGGCGAGCGCATGCATGCCGTGCCTCCGGTGCTCTCCGGCGGCGAGAAGCAGCGCGCGGCCATCGCCCGCGCCCTGATCAGCCGGCCCGAACTGCTGCTCGCCGACGAGCCGACCGGCAATGTCGATCCCGGCCTCGGCCGGCGCCTGCTGCGGCTGTTCATGGAGCTGCAATCGCTCGGCACCGCCGTCGTGATCGCGACCCACGACCTCAATCTGATGGATATCTACGACGCCCCGCGTCTCGTGCTGGCCGACGGACACCTGCATGTCGACGCCTGA
- a CDS encoding zinc-ribbon domain-containing protein, with the protein MLIVCPSCASQYELDAAKLGPEGRKVRCANCKTSWHVEPAAFPEPPSEAETQALLAEELERAAAIDAEITAVAAEAGGQDAPEEPPAVETPAPVAAMPKRRGGKRPAKPSKASGAFLRRGGAGRPLAAALAGLVLLAGVVWQREAAVRAAPQLAGLFDRLGMPVNVRGLSLSAIESGVVADGQNRFLIVEGDVTNVTKSKTAVPLIEVAVKDAGGATLYTWTTDPPRASLEPAELVRFRARLASPPEQGQSVRVRFTSVATAANLASKR; encoded by the coding sequence ATGCTGATCGTCTGCCCATCCTGCGCGAGCCAGTACGAACTCGACGCGGCCAAACTGGGGCCGGAAGGGCGCAAGGTGCGTTGCGCCAACTGCAAGACGTCCTGGCATGTCGAGCCTGCCGCCTTCCCGGAGCCCCCCAGCGAGGCAGAGACCCAGGCGCTGCTCGCCGAGGAGCTGGAGCGCGCCGCTGCGATCGATGCCGAGATCACGGCCGTTGCCGCTGAAGCGGGCGGGCAGGACGCCCCTGAGGAGCCGCCTGCCGTCGAGACACCTGCGCCCGTAGCCGCCATGCCGAAGCGCCGCGGCGGCAAGCGTCCGGCCAAGCCGAGCAAGGCGTCCGGTGCGTTCCTGCGGCGTGGCGGAGCCGGACGGCCGTTGGCTGCGGCCCTCGCAGGTCTCGTCCTGCTTGCCGGCGTCGTCTGGCAGCGTGAGGCGGCGGTTCGTGCCGCCCCGCAACTGGCCGGTCTGTTCGACAGGCTGGGGATGCCGGTGAACGTCCGCGGGCTCAGCCTCAGCGCGATCGAGAGCGGTGTCGTCGCCGACGGCCAGAATCGCTTCCTCATCGTCGAGGGCGACGTCACCAATGTCACCAAGAGCAAGACGGCGGTGCCGCTGATCGAGGTCGCGGTCAAGGATGCGGGCGGTGCGACGCTCTACACCTGGACGACCGATCCGCCGCGGGCGAGCCTGGAGCCTGCGGAACTCGTCCGCTTCCGGGCGCGGCTGGCTTCGCCGCCGGAGCAGGGGCAGTCGGTCCGGGTGCGCTTCACCTCGGTTGCGACTGCGGCCAATCTCGCCAGCAAGCGCTGA
- a CDS encoding YdcF family protein, which yields MAMIGSTDDHLTMAQSDSASRSGKPARSISLRRILGLAAAALAGIGLLLLGIGYVRFIGMIDAREPANTPRTDAIVVVTGGAQRVGDAMGLLGAERGQRLLISGVNEKTGREELAKLNPASRDLLACCVDLDYRARNTIGNAIEARRWVRRHGFDSLLVVTSNYHMPRTLAEFAHAMPGVKLVAHPVVTDHIDTSGWWSRWSVVKILVPEYAKYLVARLRSLVERDPETSRLSVIIGGRKPVSPKPADTLGPAAEKRTHLLGQHRQEG from the coding sequence ATGGCCATGATCGGCAGCACAGACGACCATCTCACGATGGCCCAATCCGATTCCGCGTCCCGGAGTGGCAAGCCTGCCCGGTCGATCTCGCTGCGCCGCATCCTCGGACTGGCAGCAGCGGCCCTTGCCGGCATCGGTCTGCTGCTTCTCGGCATCGGCTATGTCCGCTTCATCGGGATGATCGACGCACGCGAACCGGCGAACACCCCGCGCACCGATGCGATCGTCGTCGTCACCGGCGGGGCCCAGCGCGTCGGCGATGCCATGGGCCTGCTCGGGGCCGAGCGCGGGCAGCGGCTGCTGATCAGCGGCGTCAACGAGAAGACCGGCCGCGAGGAACTCGCCAAGCTGAACCCGGCCTCGCGCGATCTGCTCGCCTGCTGCGTCGATCTCGACTACCGCGCCCGCAACACCATCGGCAACGCCATCGAGGCGCGGCGCTGGGTCCGCCGCCACGGCTTCGACTCCCTGCTCGTTGTAACCTCGAACTATCACATGCCGCGCACGCTCGCCGAGTTCGCGCATGCGATGCCCGGCGTCAAGCTCGTCGCCCACCCGGTCGTCACCGACCATATCGATACCTCCGGCTGGTGGAGCCGTTGGTCGGTCGTCAAGATCCTTGTGCCTGAATACGCGAAATACCTGGTCGCACGCCTGCGCAGCCTCGTCGAACGCGACCCGGAAACCTCCCGTCTTTCGGTCATCATCGGCGGCCGCAAGCCGGTTTCGCCGAAACCTGCCGATACGCTCGGCCCCGCCGCCGAGAAGCGCACGCACCTGCTGGGCCAGCATCGTCAAGAAGGTTGA
- a CDS encoding cell division protein FtsX: protein MSTPETHDRESERQPRGLPANLRRDQPLVPVDNVAGRALMAVIAILTFLASLSAGAAMLAARASDQWRGAISNEMTIQVRPDSRRKIDDDVARAVMLASGLKEVESVRAVPKAESDKLLEPWLGTGLDLVELPVPRLIVLKLKTDAPPDLAGFGATLRREIPTATLDDHRLWVRRLSAMAGTIIASGFAIVLLVLTAAALAVAFATRGAMAGSRDSVEVLHFVGANDDFIAREFQSRFIRLGLRGGLFGGLAAIATIGVLGFLASRWSATPEAEQLQALFGAFEIGWTGYGAVILVALVVAIIAGLVSRFTVRHHLRMLA, encoded by the coding sequence ATGTCGACGCCTGAAACCCACGACCGGGAATCCGAGCGGCAGCCGCGCGGCCTGCCCGCCAATCTCCGGCGGGACCAGCCGCTCGTCCCCGTCGACAATGTCGCCGGCCGCGCCCTGATGGCGGTAATCGCGATCCTGACCTTCCTCGCTTCGCTCAGCGCCGGCGCCGCGATGCTGGCCGCGCGCGCCTCCGACCAATGGCGCGGCGCCATCTCCAACGAGATGACGATCCAGGTCCGTCCCGATTCGCGTCGCAAGATCGACGACGACGTAGCCCGCGCCGTCATGCTGGCGAGCGGATTGAAGGAGGTCGAGAGCGTCCGGGCAGTGCCCAAGGCCGAGTCGGACAAGCTGCTCGAACCCTGGCTCGGCACGGGGCTCGATCTCGTCGAGCTGCCGGTGCCGCGCCTGATCGTGCTGAAGCTGAAGACGGACGCTCCTCCCGACCTCGCCGGCTTCGGCGCGACGCTGCGCCGCGAAATCCCGACCGCGACGCTCGACGACCACCGGCTCTGGGTCCGGCGCCTCTCCGCCATGGCAGGCACCATCATCGCCTCCGGCTTCGCGATCGTGCTGCTGGTGCTGACCGCAGCGGCGCTCGCGGTCGCCTTCGCCACGCGCGGCGCCATGGCCGGCAGCCGCGACAGCGTCGAAGTGCTGCATTTCGTCGGAGCCAACGACGACTTCATCGCCCGCGAGTTCCAGAGCCGCTTCATCCGGCTCGGCCTGCGCGGCGGGCTCTTCGGCGGGCTCGCCGCGATCGCCACGATCGGCGTGCTCGGCTTCCTCGCCTCGCGGTGGAGCGCCACACCCGAAGCCGAGCAACTGCAGGCCCTGTTCGGCGCCTTCGAGATCGGCTGGACCGGCTATGGCGCCGTCATCCTCGTCGCCCTGGTCGTCGCGATCATCGCCGGCCTGGTTTCGCGCTTCACCGTGCGCCACCACCTGAGGATGCTCGCATGA
- a CDS encoding gamma-glutamylcyclotransferase, giving the protein MTTEFGATDLWVFGYGSLIWRPGFAFEESVQARLHGYHRSLCVFSHVHRGTPERPGLVLGLDRGGVCRGLAFRVAAGQAQETVDYLRAREQATSVYLERHVALKLEDGRQVRGIVYVADRNHLQYAGKLPAEQLLKLVREGRGQSGENPDYVLQTQEHLRKMGIFDPVLAELAQQLAPGLGAPHPPLAG; this is encoded by the coding sequence ATGACGACCGAATTCGGCGCGACCGATCTCTGGGTCTTCGGCTATGGCTCGCTGATCTGGCGGCCGGGCTTCGCCTTCGAGGAGAGCGTGCAGGCGCGCCTCCACGGCTATCATCGCTCGCTCTGCGTGTTCTCGCATGTGCATCGCGGCACGCCGGAGCGGCCGGGGCTGGTGCTGGGGCTGGATCGCGGCGGGGTCTGCCGCGGCCTCGCCTTCCGTGTCGCGGCCGGGCAGGCGCAGGAGACGGTGGACTACCTGCGGGCGCGCGAACAGGCGACCTCGGTCTATCTCGAGCGCCATGTCGCGCTGAAACTGGAGGACGGCCGGCAGGTGCGCGGCATCGTCTATGTCGCCGATCGCAACCACCTGCAATATGCCGGCAAGCTGCCGGCCGAGCAGTTGCTCAAGCTCGTGCGGGAGGGCAGAGGCCAGTCCGGCGAGAATCCGGACTATGTGCTGCAGACGCAGGAGCATCTGCGCAAGATGGGCATCTTCGACCCCGTGCTGGCCGAACTGGCCCAGCAACTGGCGCCGGGCCTCGGTGCGCCGCATCCGCCGCTGGCGGGCTGA
- a CDS encoding RluA family pseudouridine synthase has product MTSVLDPNAAVTLTVGPEQAGQRLDKALALLAGEISRARLQQVIKEGGVSLNGAVFSDGSRKVVEGDTIALVMPAAKPADPVGQDIPLDVVYEDEHLIVIDKPAGLVVHPAGGHEDGTLVNALIAHCGESLSGIGGVRRPGIVHRLDKDTSGLLVVAKNDRAHQKLAKQFADHGRTGPLQRAYLAIAWGVPRLREGTIDAPIERSTRNREKMTVVKEGRGREAITHIELLERYPPLLKGLDETEPLASLIECRLETGRTHQIRVHMSHIGHPLLGDQLYGSGFATKAVRLPADAQAALATLGRQALHAAILGFEHPASGEEMLFESEPPEDFANLQAALARL; this is encoded by the coding sequence ATGACTTCCGTTCTCGATCCCAATGCCGCCGTCACCCTCACGGTCGGTCCCGAGCAGGCCGGCCAGCGCCTGGACAAGGCGCTGGCCCTGCTTGCCGGCGAGATTTCGCGCGCACGGCTGCAACAGGTCATCAAGGAGGGCGGGGTCAGCCTCAACGGCGCCGTCTTCAGCGATGGCAGCCGCAAGGTGGTCGAAGGCGACACGATCGCCCTGGTCATGCCGGCGGCCAAGCCGGCCGATCCGGTGGGGCAGGATATCCCGCTCGACGTCGTCTACGAGGACGAGCACCTGATCGTGATCGACAAGCCGGCAGGGCTCGTCGTCCATCCGGCGGGCGGGCATGAGGACGGCACACTGGTCAATGCGCTGATCGCCCATTGCGGCGAGAGCCTGTCCGGCATCGGTGGCGTCCGGCGGCCCGGCATCGTTCATCGGCTCGACAAGGATACGAGCGGGCTGCTCGTCGTCGCCAAGAACGACCGGGCGCATCAGAAGCTCGCCAAGCAATTCGCCGACCATGGCCGCACCGGGCCGTTGCAACGCGCCTATCTCGCCATCGCCTGGGGCGTGCCGCGCCTGCGCGAGGGCACGATCGACGCGCCGATCGAGCGTTCGACCCGCAACCGCGAGAAGATGACCGTGGTGAAGGAAGGGCGCGGGCGCGAGGCGATCACCCATATCGAACTGCTCGAGCGCTATCCGCCGCTGCTGAAGGGGCTCGACGAAACCGAGCCTCTCGCGAGCCTGATCGAATGTCGGCTTGAGACGGGGCGCACGCACCAGATCCGCGTGCATATGAGCCATATCGGCCATCCGCTGCTGGGCGACCAGCTCTACGGCTCGGGCTTCGCCACGAAGGCGGTGCGCTTGCCCGCCGATGCGCAGGCCGCGTTGGCTACGCTGGGCCGGCAGGCGTTGCATGCGGCGATCCTCGGATTCGAGCATCCCGCCAGCGGCGAAGAGATGCTGTTTGAGTCCGAGCCGCCCGAGGATTTTGCGAATCTGCAAGCCGCGCTCGCGCGGCTGTGA
- a CDS encoding heme biosynthesis protein HemY encodes MVRVLVYLAVFACLAFGAVWLADRPGEVSVLWQGYRIETSVALAAIGVVALAFLVLLVWAIFRFVFGLPSAFSMSSRARRRARGFEAVSRGMVAIGAGDPIAAGRYTGEARRFVPGEPLTLLLEAQTAQLSGDRALAEAAFKAMLDKSETRVLGLRGLFVEAKRRGDVTAARAFADDAVRRSPSLAWANDALLDFHTQAGDWPAARTAVERRAALRLADKAEARRQRAVLLAAEALQARDNEPERALAAALEAVKLAPSLTPAAALAGRMLAERSDVRKASKLLEAAWKDAPHPDIAAAYLDARPGDSALDRLARATTLTKLRPSDPESVLALTGAAIQAREFQKARETLKPLLAGGASVRACLLMAELEDAEHGAAGRVREWLARATRAPRDAAWVADGLVSDHWMPVSPITGRLDAFVWTVPPATLGNRAQAVDDVLADLDDSTKLIEVKAESVTTIEPAAVAPPPPPPPPAAAPKEEPKPEPVVAAAPPVPKEEPKPAVEPKPVEAVAEPAKPAEAKPVEAKPAESKPAAARETVPPKPVIFPVSHAPDDPGPEEPPPPEPKKSGFRLFG; translated from the coding sequence CGTCGCGCTCGCCTTTCTCGTCCTGCTGGTCTGGGCGATCTTCCGCTTCGTCTTCGGCCTGCCTTCGGCCTTCAGCATGTCCTCCCGGGCGCGGCGCCGGGCGCGCGGCTTCGAGGCCGTGTCGCGCGGCATGGTCGCGATCGGCGCGGGCGATCCCATTGCGGCCGGGCGCTATACCGGCGAGGCGCGCCGCTTCGTGCCGGGCGAGCCTTTGACCCTGCTGCTGGAGGCGCAGACCGCGCAGTTGAGCGGCGACCGGGCGTTGGCCGAGGCCGCCTTCAAGGCGATGCTGGATAAATCCGAGACGCGCGTGCTCGGCCTGCGCGGCCTCTTCGTCGAGGCCAAGCGGCGTGGCGATGTCACCGCCGCGCGGGCTTTCGCGGATGATGCCGTCCGCCGTTCGCCTTCGCTGGCCTGGGCCAATGACGCGCTGCTCGATTTCCACACGCAGGCCGGCGATTGGCCGGCGGCCCGCACCGCCGTCGAGCGTCGGGCGGCATTGCGCCTGGCCGACAAGGCCGAGGCACGCCGTCAGCGCGCCGTGCTGCTCGCGGCCGAGGCCTTGCAGGCGCGCGACAACGAACCGGAAAGAGCGCTCGCCGCCGCACTTGAGGCCGTGAAGCTCGCGCCGTCGCTGACGCCGGCTGCCGCTCTGGCGGGCCGGATGCTTGCCGAGCGGAGCGATGTCCGCAAGGCGTCGAAGCTGCTGGAAGCCGCCTGGAAGGATGCGCCCCATCCCGACATCGCCGCCGCCTATCTCGATGCGCGGCCGGGCGACAGCGCGCTCGATCGCCTTGCCCGGGCGACGACCCTGACGAAGCTGCGCCCTTCCGATCCGGAAAGCGTGCTGGCGCTGACCGGCGCCGCGATCCAGGCGCGCGAGTTCCAGAAGGCACGCGAGACGCTTAAGCCTTTGCTGGCCGGCGGCGCCTCGGTGCGTGCCTGCCTGTTGATGGCCGAGCTGGAGGATGCCGAGCACGGCGCTGCCGGCCGCGTGCGCGAATGGCTGGCGCGGGCGACGCGGGCACCGCGCGACGCCGCCTGGGTGGCGGACGGGCTGGTCTCCGATCACTGGATGCCGGTTTCGCCGATCACCGGCCGGCTCGACGCCTTCGTCTGGACCGTGCCGCCGGCTACGCTCGGCAACCGGGCTCAAGCCGTCGACGACGTGCTGGCCGATCTCGACGATTCGACCAAGCTGATCGAGGTGAAGGCCGAGAGCGTAACGACGATCGAACCCGCAGCGGTTGCGCCGCCTCCTCCGCCCCCTCCACCCGCGGCTGCACCGAAGGAAGAACCCAAGCCAGAGCCCGTCGTGGCCGCTGCGCCGCCGGTCCCGAAGGAGGAGCCGAAGCCGGCCGTCGAGCCGAAGCCGGTGGAGGCGGTTGCGGAACCTGCGAAGCCGGCTGAAGCCAAGCCCGTCGAGGCGAAGCCGGCCGAGAGCAAGCCTGCTGCCGCGCGCGAGACGGTGCCGCCCAAGCCGGTGATCTTCCCGGTCTCGCACGCGCCCGATGATCCGGGGCCGGAGGAGCCACCGCCGCCGGAGCCGAAGAAGAGCGGCTTCAGGCTGTTCGGCTGA
- a CDS encoding DUF2125 domain-containing protein — protein sequence MTDPLPTRRRSRFWLYGPFMLLAVLAAAWSAFWFYARGRIATEIDTALAREVERGRTWTCTNRSIGGFPFRIELRCSALSLTSTRWGDAVRVETGPAVVVGQIYSPGLVILEASSPAKVTLPEGRVLDLTWKNLDASFAWRSPERFALVASEPRGVLTTPGLSTENWGAATLEAHLRRNPTRPATDQAVDIAIAAKGTILPPIDALLGNTDTGEIDLQATLTQAENFRKGFNPDALEGWRAANGSFELTRLVSTKGKARVDGSGQLVLDPLRRVAGDLQLAAAGIEQIGGLRIGNLLGGLGGFLGGRGNNAGTPQGLTTLPPVSLREGRVFIGPFRLPLQPLPPLY from the coding sequence ATGACCGATCCCCTTCCGACGCGCCGCCGCAGCCGCTTCTGGCTCTACGGGCCCTTCATGCTGCTCGCCGTCCTCGCCGCCGCCTGGTCCGCCTTCTGGTTCTATGCGCGCGGCCGGATCGCGACCGAGATCGACACCGCGTTGGCCCGGGAGGTCGAGCGCGGCCGCACCTGGACCTGCACCAACCGCAGCATTGGCGGCTTCCCCTTCCGCATCGAACTGCGCTGCAGTGCGCTGAGCCTGACCTCGACGCGCTGGGGCGATGCGGTCCGCGTCGAAACGGGCCCCGCGGTCGTGGTCGGCCAGATCTATTCGCCCGGTCTCGTCATCCTGGAGGCATCGAGCCCGGCGAAGGTCACGCTGCCCGAAGGCCGCGTGCTCGACCTGACCTGGAAGAATCTCGATGCCAGCTTCGCCTGGCGCAGCCCGGAGCGTTTCGCGCTCGTCGCCAGCGAGCCGCGCGGCGTGCTGACGACGCCCGGCCTCAGCACCGAGAACTGGGGCGCGGCCACACTGGAAGCGCATTTGCGCCGCAACCCGACCCGCCCCGCAACCGATCAGGCCGTCGACATTGCCATCGCCGCCAAGGGCACGATCCTGCCGCCGATCGATGCGCTGCTCGGCAACACGGACACCGGCGAGATCGACCTGCAGGCGACGCTCACCCAGGCCGAGAACTTCCGCAAGGGCTTCAACCCCGATGCGCTCGAAGGCTGGCGCGCCGCCAACGGCTCCTTCGAACTGACCCGCCTCGTCTCGACCAAGGGCAAGGCCCGCGTCGACGGCAGCGGCCAGCTCGTCCTCGACCCGCTGCGCCGCGTCGCCGGTGATCTCCAGCTCGCCGCAGCCGGCATCGAGCAGATCGGCGGCCTGCGCATCGGCAACCTGCTCGGCGGCCTCGGCGGTTTCCTCGGCGGGCGCGGCAACAACGCCGGCACGCCTCAGGGCCTCACCACCCTGCCGCCGGTCTCGCTGCGCGAAGGCCGGGTTTTCATCGGTCCCTTCCGCCTGCCGCTCCAGCCGCTGCCGCCGCTGTACTGA
- the rpoH gene encoding RNA polymerase sigma factor RpoH: MASASLPVLSAEGGLSRYLDEIRKFPMLEPSQEYMLAKRWREHGDRDAAHQLVTSHLRLVAKIAMGYRGYGLPIGEVVSEGNVGLMQAVKRFEPEKGFRLATYAMWWIKASIQEYILRSWSLVKMGTTANQKKLFFNLRKAKSKISALGEGDLRPDQVQQIATKLGVNEQDVVDMNRRLGGDASLNTPLREDGEGEWQDWLVDDSESQERRLADSEEADNRHSALREALEVLNPRERRIFEARRLAEDPITLEQLSEEFGVSRERVRQIEVRAFEKVQEAVKKAITRIEAPRAALPAA; encoded by the coding sequence ATGGCGAGTGCTTCGCTGCCCGTCCTGTCCGCCGAAGGCGGATTGTCACGTTATCTCGATGAAATCCGTAAGTTCCCGATGCTGGAACCGAGCCAGGAATACATGCTGGCCAAGCGCTGGCGCGAGCATGGCGACCGCGATGCGGCGCACCAGCTCGTCACGTCTCACCTGCGCCTCGTTGCCAAGATCGCCATGGGCTATCGCGGCTACGGCCTGCCGATCGGCGAGGTCGTGTCGGAAGGCAATGTCGGCCTGATGCAGGCGGTGAAGCGTTTCGAGCCCGAGAAGGGTTTTCGCCTCGCCACCTATGCGATGTGGTGGATCAAGGCCTCGATCCAGGAATACATCCTGCGCTCGTGGTCCCTGGTGAAGATGGGCACCACGGCCAACCAGAAGAAGCTGTTCTTCAACCTGCGCAAGGCCAAGAGCAAGATTTCGGCTTTGGGCGAGGGTGATCTGCGCCCGGACCAGGTCCAGCAGATCGCGACCAAGCTCGGCGTCAACGAGCAGGACGTGGTCGATATGAACCGCCGCCTCGGCGGCGACGCTTCGCTCAACACGCCGCTGCGCGAGGATGGCGAAGGCGAGTGGCAGGACTGGCTGGTCGACGATTCGGAAAGCCAGGAGCGCCGCCTTGCCGATTCCGAGGAGGCGGATAACCGCCACTCGGCGCTGCGCGAGGCGCTGGAGGTGCTCAATCCGCGCGAGCGCCGCATCTTCGAGGCGCGCCGTCTGGCCGAGGACCCGATCACCCTGGAGCAGCTCTCCGAGGAGTTCGGCGTGTCGCGCGAGCGCGTCCGCCAGATCGAGGTCCGCGCCTTCGAGAAGGTGCAGGAAGCCGTGAAGAAGGCGATCACCCGCATCGAGGCGCCGCGTGCGGCGCTGCCGGCGGCCTGA